A region from the Phycodurus eques isolate BA_2022a chromosome 12, UOR_Pequ_1.1, whole genome shotgun sequence genome encodes:
- the LOC133410942 gene encoding interleukin-1 receptor type 2 isoform X1 — MSAILALMMLAVEFADGRRFALPPMPVKDGCFTVLPEIELFRLESEAVILSFPAFRRALKVRDIVPPDDAYRVAKNNRTSVIDGGDDSEGRVQQRGTDLWLLPARPSDSGEYTCTFRNATFCIRGSVTLQVYASSSADMDKLSYKYNAMLGENVTLRCPAGNHLSETRIQWVKTSSGAVGLQAHRWCSFRQVAGKLQIPSARLSDAGLYTCRLRVLVDFQEYRLTATVRLLVKGRDQSATSEPELTRPPLIISPLNGSVLEASHGSGLEVTCTVLTDCHVTRSTAVWWWVDGTDVDVSHLKGRALQATRKESRVASGCQVEVRLVVMAMAEAEEGTQLTCVARNQVARQEVTITLHVEDSTLTWLVTACVSISCFLAVVFIFLYALVIKPKQKEKRKKKADYFLARQDSAF; from the exons ATGTCGGCCATCTTGGCGTTGATGATGCTCGCTGTAGAGTTTGCTGACGGACGAAGATTCGCGCTTCCGCCGATGCCTGTCAAGG ATGGCTGTTTCACGGTGTTGCCAGAGATTGAGCTGTTCCGTCTGGAGAGCGAGGCTGTGATTTTGTCGTTTCCCGCGTTCCGGAGGGCCCTCAAAGTACGCGACATCGTCCCGCCCGACGACGCCTACCGCGTCGCCAAGAACAACCGCACGAGCGTCATCGACGGCGGCGATGACAGCGAGGGCCGAGTCCAGCAGCGTGGCACGGACTTGTGGCTGCTTCCGGCTCGGCCCTCTGACTCGGGCGAGTACACCTGCACGTTCAG AAACGCGACATTTTGCATCCGCGGCAGCGTGACGCTGCAGGTGTACGCGTCGTCGTCCGCCGACATGGACAAACTGTCGTACAAGTACAACGCCATGCTGGGAGAAAACGTCACGCTCAGATGTCCCGCCGGGAATCACCTCTCCGAGACACGCATCCAGTGGGTCAAG ACCTCCAGTGGCGCAGTGGGCCTCCAGGCCCACAGGTGGTGCTCCTTCCGGCAGGTTGCGGGAAAACTGCAGATCCCGTCGGCGAGGCTTTCAGACGCCGGTTTGTACACGTGTCGACTCCGCGTGCTCGTCGACTTCCAAGAGTACCGACTCACTGCCACCGTCCGGCTCCTCGTAAAAG GACGTGACCAAAGTGCGACCTCTGAACCCGAGTTAACCAGGCCACCGCTGATCATCTCGCCGTTGAACGGAAGCGTCTTGGAGGCCTCGCACG GTTCTGGACTGGAAGTGACGTGCACGGTGCTGACGGATTGCCACGTGACTCGCTCCACCGCGGTGTGGTGGTGGGTGGACGGCACCGACGTGGACGTGTCCCACCTGAAAGGGCGTGCCCTGCAGGCCACGAGGAA AGAAAGCCGCGTGGCGTCGGGCTGCCAGGTGGAGGTGAGGCTGGTCGTCATGGCGATGGCGGAGGCAGAGGAAGGGACGCAGCTAACGTGCGTGGCCCGAAACCAGGTCGCGAGACAGGAAGTGACCATCACTCTCCACGTGGAAG ACTCGACGTTGACGTGGCTCGTGACGGCGTGCGTGTCCATTTCCTGTTTCCTGGCGGTGGTCTTCATCTTCCTCTACGCGCTCGTCATCAAGCCCAAGCaaaaggaaaagaggaagaagaaagccGACTACTTCCTGGCACGACAGGACAGCGCCTTCTAA
- the LOC133410942 gene encoding interleukin-1 receptor type 2 isoform X2: protein MSAILALMMLAVEFADGRRFALPPMPVKDGCFTVLPEIELFRLESEAVILSFPAFRRALKVRDIVPPDDAYRVAKNNRTSVIDGGDDSEGRVQQRGTDLWLLPARPSDSGEYTCTFRNATFCIRGSVTLQVYASSSADMDKLSYKYNAMLGENVTLRCPAGNHLSETRIQWVKTSSGAVGLQAHRWCSFRQVAGKLQIPSARLSDAGRDQSATSEPELTRPPLIISPLNGSVLEASHGSGLEVTCTVLTDCHVTRSTAVWWWVDGTDVDVSHLKGRALQATRKESRVASGCQVEVRLVVMAMAEAEEGTQLTCVARNQVARQEVTITLHVEDSTLTWLVTACVSISCFLAVVFIFLYALVIKPKQKEKRKKKADYFLARQDSAF from the exons ATGTCGGCCATCTTGGCGTTGATGATGCTCGCTGTAGAGTTTGCTGACGGACGAAGATTCGCGCTTCCGCCGATGCCTGTCAAGG ATGGCTGTTTCACGGTGTTGCCAGAGATTGAGCTGTTCCGTCTGGAGAGCGAGGCTGTGATTTTGTCGTTTCCCGCGTTCCGGAGGGCCCTCAAAGTACGCGACATCGTCCCGCCCGACGACGCCTACCGCGTCGCCAAGAACAACCGCACGAGCGTCATCGACGGCGGCGATGACAGCGAGGGCCGAGTCCAGCAGCGTGGCACGGACTTGTGGCTGCTTCCGGCTCGGCCCTCTGACTCGGGCGAGTACACCTGCACGTTCAG AAACGCGACATTTTGCATCCGCGGCAGCGTGACGCTGCAGGTGTACGCGTCGTCGTCCGCCGACATGGACAAACTGTCGTACAAGTACAACGCCATGCTGGGAGAAAACGTCACGCTCAGATGTCCCGCCGGGAATCACCTCTCCGAGACACGCATCCAGTGGGTCAAG ACCTCCAGTGGCGCAGTGGGCCTCCAGGCCCACAGGTGGTGCTCCTTCCGGCAGGTTGCGGGAAAACTGCAGATCCCGTCGGCGAGGCTTTCAGACGCCG GACGTGACCAAAGTGCGACCTCTGAACCCGAGTTAACCAGGCCACCGCTGATCATCTCGCCGTTGAACGGAAGCGTCTTGGAGGCCTCGCACG GTTCTGGACTGGAAGTGACGTGCACGGTGCTGACGGATTGCCACGTGACTCGCTCCACCGCGGTGTGGTGGTGGGTGGACGGCACCGACGTGGACGTGTCCCACCTGAAAGGGCGTGCCCTGCAGGCCACGAGGAA AGAAAGCCGCGTGGCGTCGGGCTGCCAGGTGGAGGTGAGGCTGGTCGTCATGGCGATGGCGGAGGCAGAGGAAGGGACGCAGCTAACGTGCGTGGCCCGAAACCAGGTCGCGAGACAGGAAGTGACCATCACTCTCCACGTGGAAG ACTCGACGTTGACGTGGCTCGTGACGGCGTGCGTGTCCATTTCCTGTTTCCTGGCGGTGGTCTTCATCTTCCTCTACGCGCTCGTCATCAAGCCCAAGCaaaaggaaaagaggaagaagaaagccGACTACTTCCTGGCACGACAGGACAGCGCCTTCTAA